Genomic window (Opitutales bacterium):
AGTCGCGAATGCCCGAGCGCGGCAGATCACGCACCGTATCAGCCAGGTAAGGAAAGGACATGCTCATGACTACGGGCTGACAGCAGGTTTATCCAACTCACCTTCTTTGCGAACGAGAATAAAGCCCTGCTCCTTGTAGGTACGCAGGAGAAAATGCGTCGCTGTCGAAAGCACACCTCCAATCGTTGAGAGACGCTCAGATACAAAAGATGCTATGCTATGCAAGTTGTCCCCTTTTGCGAAGATAAGCAGGTCATAGCCCCCTGACATGAGGTAACAGCTATCTACCTGCTCAAACTTACTGATCCGGTCAGCCAAACGGTCAAACCCCCCATCACGCTCGGGTGAGATTCGTACCTCGATGACGGCACGGACGCGGTTTGGCTCAGCTGACTCAGAATTCAAAATAGGCCGCCAGCCCAACAAAATGTGCTCGGCCTCCAATGCCGCCAACTCCGCCTCGACCGCCGCCTCGGAGAGGTCGAGTATGCGCGCCATCTGCGCGGTCGTGAGCCGTTCACCATCCAGAAGGAGTTTTAGGACCTTGTTCATGTTTTTTGCAGATAAAGCCGAGGAACATGCTAGGATCAGCCGCTCGAAGCAACTGTTAAGGTGGGTGGGCATCAGATACGGATGAGAGCGAGAGCGCGCGGCGCGCTGTAGGGTGATCGCGAGAGCGATTGCCGTGGGGCGGACGTAGACTCGGACCAGGCAACGGCTGTCACCGTCACCCTACAAAGTGTTCGCGTTTATTCGCGTCCATTAGCGGAACCAAAAATAGAGCCCGCCCAATACTTTATTCGTCAAACTGAACCCATGAAAATCATTGCCGTAAGCCTTGAACGCCAACATCCACTGATTTCGGAATTCAAATGCTCTCTTGCCACCCAATCACCCGTTGCCTCGGCATCATCTTATGTTGCTGGTTCCTGAGTGGTCCCCTACTGCCGCTTCAAATGGTGGCCTGGACCTGGATGATTGTAGATTATGCCGCTGAGAGCACGTGGACCCAAGCGATTGAGGAAACCTTCTCTGGGGAACGGCCGTGCGAGCTATGCTTGGCGATCCAAGCTGCTGAAGATCAAGGCCGCGAAGATGGTGACAATCAAATCGCAGCTGGCAGTGAGCTAAAGTTTTTTGCCCGTGAGAGGCATATAGTCGATCCACCCCAAGGGTGTGTTCTGTTCGATCCACCCCGGTCAACAGATAGCTGGGATTCGAGGAATTACCAGGTTCCCGAGCCTCCTCCACGAGGCCAAGCATAGCGCAGCGCCGAAGCCGGCGCATATCCATAAGGGCACAGCTCAAAGCAGTGCCGATCGATCACCCGTTACCGCAGAACTGCGGCTCCATCTTTAGACTACGCTATACTATGAAATTTTCTCTTGCTAAAACACTCGCTCTCACAACTGCCCTGTCAGCGGCATCGATCCACGCTGACCATGCCTCACTCCCCAACGACCACGCCCCCATTTCGATCATGGGCGACCACACCCACGCCGCCGGCGAATGGATGCTGAGCTACCGCTACATGTTTATGGATATGGATGGCATCCGCTCAGGAGACGACGCCATTTCCATTGAAGACGTGTTCAATCTGGACGGTGGCTACACCGTAAGCCCAACCAACATGGAAATGGACATGCACATGTTCGGTTTAATGTATGCACCGACCGACAGCCTCACGCTAATGGTGATGGCCCACTACATCGAGACCGAGATGGAGCATCAGCTTTTCCCCGGTGCTCCGATGATGCTCACCAATGTCGTGGGCGGCGATAGCTTCACTACAGAATCTTCTGGCTGGGGAGACCTGAGCCTTTCGGCGCTTTATGAATTCCATTCCACCGATCACAGCTCGGCCCACTTAGGCCTGGGCATCAGTATCCCAACCGGCTCAATTGATGAGGAAGACAATACGCCACGCCCTGGCATGCCTCCCTCCTTCCCGGTTCAGCAACTACCCGCACCGATGCAACTGGGCTCCGGCACGTTCGATCTTCTGCCCTCGATCACCTATGTCCACCGATTCGACATGTGGAAAATAGGCGGGCAGGCGCGCGGCGTGGTGCGCTTGGAGGACGAGAATGACAACGGCTACCGCCTCGGTCACATCTTCGAGGCAATCGGCTGGGCAGGTTATGACTTCAATGAATCCGTTGGACTCACCCTAGGCCTGAGCTTCAAAGACGCCGGTGAGCTCAAGGGGCTCCAGAATGGCGTGGGGCGAATGGGTCCTAACGGACGCTCGGTCACAACGGCATTTGGCGAAAACTACGGCGGCAGCCGCCTCGATGCCATTATCGGTCTCAATCTCTACGCCCGAGAAGGCGTGTTGGCGGACCACCGTCTCGCCATCGATGTGCGCCTTCCTATCGCACAAGACCTCAACGGCATCCAACTCGAAACAGATCTGGTCGCCACAGTAGGCTGGCAAAAAGCATGGTAAGAACGGGTAGATTCCAATTCGTTTTCAAAAAGCCTCGGCCTTCCGAGGCTTTTTCACGCGACATCACACATGGGTCTAACGCGAGCATTTTGCCCTGCCTCAAGATACAGGATGTTAGTACCAGGGTTTTTGCGAAGCTCCATACTCCAGCAGATTGTGCATCATTCACCACAGTTTATTGGGCAAATCGTGCCTAAATTTCTGCGAAATTCTGCGCTTTCCGCGGCTTAATCGATGCCTCGTGAAAGATCAGGAAACACCGGGTAAGAATGCCGCTTTCAAGTTGCATTTAGATTGAGATCAAATCCTAGTCCTTGCCGAGAAAACTGATCGACGCTCAACCCACACACAAACATGCCAGACACACCCACACCCCAAGGCCTCGGCACCCGCGCTTTGCATGCCGGTCAAGCACCCGACCCAACTACAAATTCGCGCGCGGTCCCTATTTATCAGACGACCTCTTACGTCTTCAACGACACTGAGCACGCGGCCAACTTGTTTGCACTCAAAGAA
Coding sequences:
- a CDS encoding Lrp/AsnC family transcriptional regulator → MNKVLKLLLDGERLTTAQMARILDLSEAAVEAELAALEAEHILLGWRPILNSESAEPNRVRAVIEVRISPERDGGFDRLADRISKFEQVDSCYLMSGGYDLLIFAKGDNLHSIASFVSERLSTIGGVLSTATHFLLRTYKEQGFILVRKEGELDKPAVSP
- a CDS encoding transporter; amino-acid sequence: MKFSLAKTLALTTALSAASIHADHASLPNDHAPISIMGDHTHAAGEWMLSYRYMFMDMDGIRSGDDAISIEDVFNLDGGYTVSPTNMEMDMHMFGLMYAPTDSLTLMVMAHYIETEMEHQLFPGAPMMLTNVVGGDSFTTESSGWGDLSLSALYEFHSTDHSSAHLGLGISIPTGSIDEEDNTPRPGMPPSFPVQQLPAPMQLGSGTFDLLPSITYVHRFDMWKIGGQARGVVRLEDENDNGYRLGHIFEAIGWAGYDFNESVGLTLGLSFKDAGELKGLQNGVGRMGPNGRSVTTAFGENYGGSRLDAIIGLNLYAREGVLADHRLAIDVRLPIAQDLNGIQLETDLVATVGWQKAW